The Chitinophaga caeni genome segment TACATAAGAACTGGAAAATGTATATAGCCGCGGTAGCGGCAACGGTTTGGTTACTGGCATACTGCCGCGATCCTTACGACCCCGGTATCAAGGGGCAAGACCTCGATTACCTGGTGGTGGATGGCATCATTACAACGGGGGAAGACACCACGGTCATCAAGCTATCGCGCAGCGTGCCGCTTTCCGAGGAGGTAAAAACGGTGCCCGAGAAGGGCGCCGCGGTGAGCATCGAGATCGAGGGCGCCGAAACTTACGGCTTGGCGGAGACGGCGCCGGGCGAGTATAAAGGTATTGCCACGAAACTGGCCGCCGGTCAAAATTGCCGCCTGGTCATCGCCACGGCAAATGGTAAGCATTACAAGTCGGCATCCGTGCCGGTACGGCGTACCCCGCCGATCGACAGCATCGGCATCTACCGCTACCACGATGGTATGCAAACCTACGTGGATGCGAGCGATCCCTCGGGCGAAACCAGGTATTACCGCTGGAGCTACGAAGGCACTTACGAGTACCGTTCCCAGTACATCGCCTATATTTATTTCGACCGGACCGACAGCCTCATCAAGCAGAACGGCTACGATTATTACATCGAGCTGTACCGCTGCTGGCAGGAAGATCCCAGCACGCAGCTTTTCGTGGCCACCTCCGAACAACTCGGCCAGGACGAAATCTACCATACCCCGCTGAAACTTTTCACCCACAACGATCCGCGTTTGGCTTGGGGCTATAGCATGCTGTTAAAACAGTATGCCCTCACGCCGCAAGCATATGACTATTACAAGAACTTGCGCGCCGTAACCGAGCAGCTCGGGGACATCTTCGGGCAATTGCCCAGCGAGCTGCGGGGAAATATCAGCTGCGATGAAGATCCCTCGGAAACGGTGATCGGTTTCATGTCGGCCGCCACGCTTAGCAAGAAAAGACAATTTTTTGGGCGGCCGGGCAACTGGACCTACCGGGAAGTTTGCGAGACGGCGGACACCGTAACAACTACTACAAAATTGGGGCGCTACCAGCACTTCTCAACCAGTAACGTGTTCCCCGTTTATATCAATAACGATGAACAGAAGAAAGAGCTCGGCAAGATCAGGAATTTCAATTGTATCGACTGCCGGAGCCAGGGCGGCACGAACGTAATGCCGGAGTTTTGGCCATAATAATTTAATGCTATGAATAAATTAATTATAATCATACTTACATTGATTCAATTTTCTACGTTACAAGCCCTAGGACAAATAAGCGGCGGAAACGAAAAAATAAAATGCACCGAGGAAATAAAACTGACTACAGATCGGGAGGTATATCTTTCCGGGGAAACACTTTGGTTTAAAGTTTACCTTATATACACGAACTCAGACAACGCAGTAAAGAGCAAAATCGCCTATTTAGAAATACTAGATTCAAACTTAACCCCAATAAAACAATTAAAAGTCAAAATTGAAGATGATATCGGCTACGGTGCAATTTATCTTCCACTAGATGTTCAAACGGGTCAATATACTATATCAGTATATACCTCATGGATGAAGAATTTTGGTCATAATAGCTTTTGCAATAAAAAAATAGCAGTAATTAACTCTTTTAACAAAATTGATAGTTTGCCAACCGTATCCAATAACCATACTGTTAACTATGCAAATAGCACTGAAATAATTTGCGACAAAAGCAGATACAACCAACGAGATGGCGTGGTAGTCAAAATCAAAAATAATAATGGAGATACATTGAATTCACCCGCCACATATTCATTGAAGGTATACCGAGTAGATGCCTTAGATACAACAGGGAGTCTATATTTGGATGTAGCCGGTAAAAGTAGCCAGTACACAGTAAATAATAAATCTATATTATATCCTCCGGAAATTTATGCCCCTATTCTTATGGGCAAAGTCGTAAGCAAATCAACGGGAATACCATTGGCAAATCAAGATATATATATTTCTGTGCCGGGTCGAATCCCAAGATTTTATGTAACGAGAAGCAATCGGAATGGCCAAATTTTCGCTGAAATGACAAAATACTACGGGGATGGTGAGATTATTATTCAACCAGCTACTGGCAATCCAGATGTCGTCATCAATATCAATTCACCCTTTTATTCTAGGCACCAAGAGTTTGATAGAGCACCATGGACACCTACAAATGCACGTTTAATAAATACATTAAAAGCCAGGCATAGAAATCTACAGATTTCAAAAGCCTATTCCCCTATGGGCCCGGAAAAAGTGAATATTCCGAAGGAGGCACTTGATAGTCTCCCATTTTTTGGCACTTATGACGAACAATTTAACTTGGATGACTACACGAGGTTTACTACCATGGAAGAAGTGTTTAGGGAATATGTAAGAACCGTTATGGTACGAAATTGGAAGGATACGCTTCACCTATTAGCACTCAACAATGCTAAGGCCTCACCCGGTTTTTTTAATTCAGATCCCTTGGTATTGATTGATGGTGTACCGATTAAAAACAACAAGAAATTCTTCGCCTTCGATCCGCTAAAATTAAGGAAAGGAACGGTGATGGCAAGACCCTATTTCTACAATACTTCCGTATCGATGGGCGTGGTTTACCTGCAAACATACAAGGGAGACCTGGCAGGATTCCCTTTGGACAATTATGTTACAATCATGGACTATAACGGCATACAATACCCGAAGAAATTTTATTCACCCGATTATAGTATGCAAAATAATATAAGAATCCCCGACAATCGCGAACTTCTTTATTGGAACGCAATTGTAAAGGATGGACAGGATGTAGAATTTTATACAAGCGATCTAAAAGGAGAATATAAAATAATAGTTGAAGGCTATTCTAAAAACGGTGATTATACAAAATCCATTAAATCTATCTATGTTAACTAGTAGTGAAGATTGGTAATTATGTTCTTTCAGCGGAGCATAAATTTTGGCACCTTGCACAAGGCAGGGTGCTATTTTTTTTGCTAGATAAATCTACCAAAATATATGTAATTTCATTAAGTTCATTTTATTTTAAAATCATCTCATTGTATTAACCCATGAAATACGCACTAGTTAACAATGCAAAATTAGAAGCAACTAAAGGCTCTAGAGGTATATGCCCATATTGTAGGGCTGAATTAATTGCGAAATGTGGAGAATATAAAATACACCATTGGGCACATACATCAAAAGGAAATTGTGATCCTTGGTGGGAAAGGGAAACCGATTGGCATCGGTTATGGAAAGGTAATTATCCGGAAAAATGGCAAGAAATAGTTTTTCGCGATTCTACATCCGGAGAAAAGCATATTGCGGACGTACAAACCGACCATGGACTAACAATTGAATTTCAACATTCGAATATTAATTCAGAAGAACGAAAGGCCAGGGAACAGTTTTACAAAAACTTGGTTTGGATTGTCGATGGGACTAGATTGAATTCAGATTTTCCACGTTTTTTACTTGGTAGTAAAAAATTCAAAAGTAGCGGAAAACAGGGATTATATTTTGTTGATCTATTAGATAAGAATTTCCCAATTAATTGGAAGGATTGCGCTGTGCCGGTTATATTTGATTTTAAGGTGTTGAATGAATTAACTGGTAATGATAAATTTCGAGATAATTTGTATTGTTTATTTCCTGACAAAGTTAAACACTATAACATACTTGCAATCATCTCCCGTACAACTTTTATAGATTCAACCAAGAATGGAACATGGCTAAAGTGGTATTTAAATTTTGTTGGCAAATCAAATGCTGGTTTAAAGGCAGATGAGCTAAGTCAAGAGAAACAGACGCCAAAGAAGGCCGTAAGGCCCCGTACAGCTGATATAATTGTAAAAGGTCGCTTTAAAAGACGAAGTAGGTTATAATTTGGAAAAATTAATTTAAAATAATATTATACATTTTTTACAAAAATACTAGGCGGACGCTCTTTTCCCACGTAACTCATTATTGCAATATAATAAAATCAAATTTTCAACGTCTGATTTTAGGAACCCCTTCGTTAATATTTCAACTATACCATATTTCTTATAGTTTTTTAGTTGCAGATTTGAACCCGTTGTTATTACAATTGGAATGTTAGGGCACTTACTATGAAGGATTGAAAAATGCATGTCTGGCACTTCATCTGGCAAATGAAAATCCGAAAAAATTACATCAGGTGCAAAGTATTTAAGACTTTCCAATGCTTCTCGGCTAAGGTGGCATACTTTAACATTAAAACCTATATCTGTTAAAAATCTCTTTAGTAGGGCGGCATTCATAAAATCGTCATCTATTACCATTGCTTTCAAATCATTACTCATAGACATCTCAAGTGTATTTCCTAGATCAAACTGAGGAGGTTCGTTGGTCGAAGTTTTAATTGGCAGATTGATTAAAAAAGTTGTTCCGAAGCCCTCAACAGAGTTAACTTTAATCGAGCCACCCAATTGCTCTACGAATTTCTTTGCTATTGTTAGGCCCAATCCAGTACCAGAAACTTGCGAGCCAATAGATTTATTGTAGGGTTCAAAGAGCTCGTTAATTTTCCGAAATGGAATCCCGATGCCCTGATCACTAACCTTAATAATCAGCTCAACACCTGTTATATTAATGATTAATTTAATAGCTTTATAAGGCTCGGTAAATTTTATAGCATTAAATATTAAATTCTCAAGGATTGATGTAACCCTGTAAGTATCGATTTGTATTTGAACATCATTTGATCCAGTAATTTGGAAATTAAATTCAATTCCCTTTGCTTGGCAAGTTGAATGACTAATTTGATGAATTGTATTAAAATATGCAGTGCTTTCAACCCACGTTTTTTCATCTGCTTCAGGGATCCTATCACCGGGAATATTGTTTACTAATAAATTGTCAATGTCCCTCTCAACTCGCCTTGTTAAATTTTCAATGTTATCAAATTCTTGATCGAATCCTGCAATTTGGTCCTTCAAAATTTTTGAATACCCCCTGATCGAATGCATAGGCGCTCGGAGATCATGAACAAATTGCGATACAAGAAAATCTCGCTCCCTTTGAGCTAATTCAATACTCTTTCGTTGATTCAGCATAATTTTATGGAAATAAGCGAAAATAGGTAAATTTAAAAGTATAATTGTTGCTAAGGTAACCCAGCGGACAATGATAATACCAATTTCACTTTCGATAATTACAGGTTCAATAATTACATGGTTATTCCTATTAAATTCTATGAAAAAGAAGGCTATTCCTGCTAAAACAAAACTATAGATCCTAAACCGGCGACTCGAACTTACTAATAATGATAATGTTAGTAGAAACAAGAACATTCCACTGAAGTCGATAACTTTTTCCATAACGATACCTAGATATGCGAATGAAAGTGAATGAAGTGATTGTGAAAGATAAGCGCTTATAAGGTGTTTCCCATTTTCATTCAAAACTATAACTCCAACAAGAGCTAGCACTAAAAAGTATAGGAATACAAACTTGTGAGATCCGGTTGCTAAATAGAGGAATGTTCCATTAGACAAACACAACGCTATTGTAATGGCACTCATCGTTGTATTAAATGATGATTCCTGGGATTCGTTGATCTGGGGCTTACACATATACGCTTATTCTACATTAAGAAAATGGCTCAACATCCATTTAGAATGGAGCATATAACATATTCAAAATCGATTAGTACAGTACCTTCAAATTTCCAAGGAAACCCATACGAGAATCAGTTCCAGAAGAGTATTATGCTTTTGGACTGAACGCAAAAGGAACTCTATACGAAAGTTGTTCGTACCGTTAACTAGGTTAGCCATGTAATGTGTAAGCGCTTTGGTATAGTGCTTGGCGAGAAAGAATAATTCAAATTCAGACGATAATGCAATATTAAGATATTTCCCTGAAAACAAGCTTGTTTAATCTACGTTTTTTGAAAGTACATCCCATAATATACTGATAGAGGTAATTAAATAGAGTTAACGACGAAATTTATTTTACCCCATTAAGTTGGCTATTGCTAGAAAGTGATATATACATCTAAGAAGGTTCCAATTCAATTATCACATGAAACAGTAGATAGTCAATAGTAAAGAGATATGTCTCATTAAATTAATTGTTTTATAACTTGATATATCGGGTTTATTTTACCGTATTGTTCCGTTTGTTCCAATCATTGTTCCACTTTTTGATCATACATTGTTGATTATTAGCCCTTTAGTGCCTTTTTATGTTCCGCCGCATTTTTGTGCGTTCCGTTTTTGTTCCATTTTCAGATTTTTTGTTCCGCTTTCCCGGATTGATTGATTGGCTTCCAGGGAGATAGCTTACTTTTTTGTTCCACTTTCGGCAGGAATGAAAATGGAACGGAACAGTATTTTTTTACCTCGGGGGAGACTTATCCCTGGCATCTACCTCATCTACCTTCAGCCAACTTCAGCCAACGGTGGATCGTGCTCTTGCCTTTACCCATGATATGGGCAATCTCGTCCAGGGGCTTACCCTGGAGCCGCAGCGCCCGTGCAAAATCCTTTTGCTCGTCCTTATCCCGGAGCGCCCGGATGCCGACATGTTCCGCTTCGTTGACCTGTTCCTCCACCAATTCAAACCAGCAACTTCCAGGATGCATACGCAGCAGCTTCGCACCTTCAGCTTCCTCGAAGTGCCGGGACTTACCGCGTTTGAGAATGCGGAACTGCTTATCCTGCCCACTCTTTCGCAGGAAGAAATCACCGTCCGCCAGGTCGGTCTTGATGCCGGAACCGGCCTGTAGGTCGCTGTCGCTGAGTAGGGAGCCGCTGTGTTTCCTGAAATGATCGGTGATCAACACAGAGGTTTGGGTGCCTTCACAAAGCGCCAGTAGCGTGAACATGAGCCGGGTAATGTCCTTGTTGTTATTGGTATCCACATCCGTGAATGCCATACGTAAGTTGTCGATGATGATAAGCACCGGTTTCAGTTTCTCCACGATGGCAACAATGTTGTGTAGCTCTTCAAGCAGGTTGCGGCGCGTGGAATATACCATCGCTTTATATTGTTCTCCTACCGGGAAGGGAACACTGTCCATCAACCGCTTGGAACGGCGCCGGATGATCTTTTCGCTCAACTCACTATTGATATACAAAGTATTTCCATGCATATTAATAGATTCCCCCAGGAAATCGGGCCACTCCCCGGCGATGGCAATACAGAGTTGCATACAGAACCAGGATTTTCCCACACCCCTGGGCGAAGGGAAATGGATGAGGCTGCCTTCCGGGATGTAATGGCCGAAAAGCTGCCGTAGCTCTTGCAGGTCGGCGCCTTCAAGGGCCAACTTGCGCATGCTCTTCAGGCTGGAACGGGAGTAAAATGAAACCTGGTCGGATAATTTGTACGTTGTACCTGCCATTACTATTATTGATGATTGGGAAATTGCAACCGTACCTTGATGTCGATGGACATCGGGCGTTGTTGCTGGTGGAGCCAAATCCAGTTAGTGGCGGCTACTTTCCAGTTACGTACAGGACATCCCTTTTCCGTTTTCCATTTGCGGGCCTGGTAGTAGCGAAAGAACCCTTCGGCTGCTTTCTCCGGAAGGCCTTTTTGGTCGAAGTAGATCTTTACATGCTGCAAGGATGGTGGCACGGTGCCGCCGCAGCCGTCATCCGATTTGATGGGCTTCTTCATTTTTTATAGCTTTTGTGTTGGGAAAACTGATCCGGGGCGAGCATTTTGCTGATCTGTTCGTAGTCGTAGTACACGATGCCCCCGATCTTTTTATGAGGGAGGGTACCATCATTTCGCAGCCGCTGCAAGGTGCCTGGTGAGGCGTCCAG includes the following:
- a CDS encoding competence protein CoiA, yielding MKYALVNNAKLEATKGSRGICPYCRAELIAKCGEYKIHHWAHTSKGNCDPWWERETDWHRLWKGNYPEKWQEIVFRDSTSGEKHIADVQTDHGLTIEFQHSNINSEERKAREQFYKNLVWIVDGTRLNSDFPRFLLGSKKFKSSGKQGLYFVDLLDKNFPINWKDCAVPVIFDFKVLNELTGNDKFRDNLYCLFPDKVKHYNILAIISRTTFIDSTKNGTWLKWYLNFVGKSNAGLKADELSQEKQTPKKAVRPRTADIIVKGRFKRRSRL
- a CDS encoding hybrid sensor histidine kinase/response regulator; protein product: MEKVIDFSGMFLFLLTLSLLVSSSRRFRIYSFVLAGIAFFFIEFNRNNHVIIEPVIIESEIGIIIVRWVTLATIILLNLPIFAYFHKIMLNQRKSIELAQRERDFLVSQFVHDLRAPMHSIRGYSKILKDQIAGFDQEFDNIENLTRRVERDIDNLLVNNIPGDRIPEADEKTWVESTAYFNTIHQISHSTCQAKGIEFNFQITGSNDVQIQIDTYRVTSILENLIFNAIKFTEPYKAIKLIINITGVELIIKVSDQGIGIPFRKINELFEPYNKSIGSQVSGTGLGLTIAKKFVEQLGGSIKVNSVEGFGTTFLINLPIKTSTNEPPQFDLGNTLEMSMSNDLKAMVIDDDFMNAALLKRFLTDIGFNVKVCHLSREALESLKYFAPDVIFSDFHLPDEVPDMHFSILHSKCPNIPIVITTGSNLQLKNYKKYGIVEILTKGFLKSDVENLILLYCNNELRGKRASA
- a CDS encoding AAA family ATPase; the protein is MAGTTYKLSDQVSFYSRSSLKSMRKLALEGADLQELRQLFGHYIPEGSLIHFPSPRGVGKSWFCMQLCIAIAGEWPDFLGESINMHGNTLYINSELSEKIIRRRSKRLMDSVPFPVGEQYKAMVYSTRRNLLEELHNIVAIVEKLKPVLIIIDNLRMAFTDVDTNNNKDITRLMFTLLALCEGTQTSVLITDHFRKHSGSLLSDSDLQAGSGIKTDLADGDFFLRKSGQDKQFRILKRGKSRHFEEAEGAKLLRMHPGSCWFELVEEQVNEAEHVGIRALRDKDEQKDFARALRLQGKPLDEIAHIMGKGKSTIHRWLKLAEGR
- a CDS encoding DUF4249 domain-containing protein is translated as MDRKHLHKNWKMYIAAVAATVWLLAYCRDPYDPGIKGQDLDYLVVDGIITTGEDTTVIKLSRSVPLSEEVKTVPEKGAAVSIEIEGAETYGLAETAPGEYKGIATKLAAGQNCRLVIATANGKHYKSASVPVRRTPPIDSIGIYRYHDGMQTYVDASDPSGETRYYRWSYEGTYEYRSQYIAYIYFDRTDSLIKQNGYDYYIELYRCWQEDPSTQLFVATSEQLGQDEIYHTPLKLFTHNDPRLAWGYSMLLKQYALTPQAYDYYKNLRAVTEQLGDIFGQLPSELRGNISCDEDPSETVIGFMSAATLSKKRQFFGRPGNWTYREVCETADTVTTTTKLGRYQHFSTSNVFPVYINNDEQKKELGKIRNFNCIDCRSQGGTNVMPEFWP